Genomic DNA from Prunus persica cultivar Lovell chromosome G1, Prunus_persica_NCBIv2, whole genome shotgun sequence:
TGAAGATCCTTCAAATCGGCTTTTGTCCTGGGCTGGTGAAGGAGATTGTTGCAGTTGGTTTGGAGTTGTCTGCGACAATTCAACCGGTCAATTCAAAGTAATTTGTTTGAAGACGTTTGATTCTATCTGAGCTTGGGACTAGGATTTCTCTTCGGGTTTTGGAGTGTTCTTGGCACTTTACTATGTTGAACTTGAGCAGTTATTTCTTATTAATGTGAAGTCATGGATGCTCAGAAAGTTCAACCTACTtgaattgtatatatatcatCGCGTAAAacttctttgttgttttgttacaTATATTACTTTCACAAATGCGCTACAAGAAGTTATGAAAATCTTTGATGTGTTTATTAGCACGTTACACAGCACGAAACCGCATCtacaaaagaaagcaaaaatctcaacaaaaatgatcaattacaatttattaatctcaaatatgcaaatatcCTTTAATTACAAGAATTAACAGTATTACAGATACAGACGACACACCATAAACAATACGACAATCGTACCAACATGAATAATTTCACCTCATTATTTCGATACAAAGCCGAACAGCCACTTAGGAACATGTGGTAGACATATTTCAGAACTCCCAGATAAGAATCAGGTTAAAGTGTTTTACACCAAAGAATGAATTGGAAGATCCCCAAGCCGGGACCAACACGGTTTATCAATGGAGTTGAAGATTACACCAGAGCGAACACTAAAATGACTGTGAGGATGTTTTCCCCTTATTCAAATTTGAGGAAGTAGATGTATCATGGAAGAAATTTGACATCGAGCTTACTTCTGGGTTTGTTCCACCTTAGCTCGAATCTTCTGTTCCAAGACCGAAATTTCTGTCTCAAGACTGAACATTCTATTAAGAGCATGCATATTCTCAAGGGTTTCACTCAGAGTTCGGCTATCACTCCCATCGCATCTTAAGTGCTGCATTGGACCATGAAGGAGCTTGTTCACAATACCTCGGCTAAGATCATCGACAGCTCTTCTAGTTTTCTTTGAGATGTCATCACCCATTTTTGATAAACATTTCTCAAGCTCTGCAGCTCTGATTCTTTCAGCATAAGCTCTTAATTTCTTGATGGTAGGGACTGTCTCCAATGAATCCCTCCATGcttcaaattgttttgattCTTCAGTAATAATTTCCTGAGCTTCCATTGCTTTCCGGAGGCGATCCTCTTTGTTAGCAGCCACAACCTCCTTAAGGTCATCAACATTGTAAACTCGCACACCATCAACATCAGCGACACATGAGCCCACATTCCTAGGGACAGAAATATCAACAAAAAACCTCGAACCACCAGTCTCTGGACCCACAACAGGAAGGTCCTTTACATCCTCTTTGAAAAATAATGGGGTTTCTGATGCCGTGCTTGTAAAAATCACATCTGCCTCAGCTGCACAGGTAAGCATTTCTGTGAGAGGCTTGTAGATTATCTCAACACCATTCAACTCCTCACAGACTGCAGTCACTCTCTCCTCGGTTCTATTCATAACAACCATCTTTGTGCAACCTTTTGCTACCAAGTGTTTGATCACAAGCTTCCCCATCTTCCCAGCACCAATCACCAACATTCTCGCACTAGCATGTGAGGATGCAGGAAGCTTCATCAAGGCAAGTTCAACAGCAGCAGAGCTTACAGAAACTGCCCCAGCAGCAATGTTAGTCTCAGTTCTAACCCGCTTTCCTACGGTGATTGCATGCTTGAACAGCCCACTAATGTTCCTGCCGAAGCCAACAACTCCTTGCCCAACTTTAACAACTTGTTTCACCTGAGCAAGAATTTGACCTTCTCCCAGGACAAGAGAGTCAAGACCTGCTGATACTTCAAAGAGATGCTGTGTGGCATCTTTATTATAGAGCAAAAACCGGTGCTGGCATAGCTCAGAAACAGGGACCCCACTTGTCTGCAAATAAAAGCAAATAGAATGTTTTAGATCAAGAAATGATCATAATCAATTCAGGATACTTTTTGTTAATAAGAAGGTGAAAGTAAAGAGCATACAAGGTCAAATGTAAACTACACATGAAAAGAGTGTAATTCTTCtttcaaaggaaaagaaattaattgcTCAAATGTAAAATACAAATGTTGATCCATGTCACAAAACACATGCAAAAGAGTCCCTCACAATCCATTACACTATTGTCCCAGAAACACATTATAAAGAGAAGACGAGTACCTTTGACATCCACTCAGTCACTTCTTTGACACCACGATGCTGAGATAGAGCAACAACATATATCTCCATTCGGTTGCAGGTGCTGAGAACAGCAGCTTCTTCTATATGATTTAAGCCACACAGTTCCCCTATGGCTCGAGGCCATTCTGCTTCTGGGATGGCTAGTTTTTCACGCATTTCAACAGGTGTTGTGTGAATACTAAGCCCAATGACCACAATGCTGCTTCTTTCCTTTGTATATCCTGAGAAGATTAGTTTTAGAAATTTCAGTCAGAcaatattatacaaataatttcaatatccAAAAGAACATATGCATTGTTAAACAAccttgaattatgaattcacAAACTGGTGGGTTGCACAACTGTAATTAAACCTAATTTTATGTTCTAGTGAATGCTGGCAGCAAATTTGCCACGGGGTTTAAAAAGTGAAGATTATCCTCTAAATGCAATCAAACAAGTGTCATAAAAAGCTTCTGAACAGACCAGGGATGGGGTAAATGACAATATATCTCTAACTTATGAAACAGTGGAAGTCATGACACTTGAACCATATCATCAAGTTTCCCTTCCAGTTTTTTCCCTACAGGTAATAAACTCATCAATACATATGTGATACAAGACCAACTGTGGATGGGAAAGATAGTATCGGCTGTGTTTTCTGTTATACTCTAAATTTCATACCATGAAGATACTTGGGCCAAACAGAAAAATCCCAAACTGCACTTTCTTATCCAGCAATTCTAAAACCCAGAAACTCTACGAAAATTCAAACAGATATATTGTGGTTTATATTTATTCACTCATTCAAAAAGTGACAGTAACTTAAACAATCAAAATGCAATATACAAAATCAATCAGAAAATCCAAACCAACAATTGCAATATGCAATATGCATTAACCAAACCAACAATTGCAAGCAGAAAATCCAATTCCAGCACAAACCCATCAAAGAATCCACCAAAAAGttcataaatttaaaagaaaaacgaaTAAAGTAGAAGGTATTAATGGGAAAATAGAAACGTACTATCAGCAGCAGAGGTCTTGAGCTGCTCAAGAGCCGAAATATTGGAAACACTCTGACCGGTCTGGACAGCAGCATCAGAAGCAGCCACTTCGCACCTCACTCCCCTCTGAATCACAGCCCTTCTGCTCCTGACGGGTCTCAAAGACCCAGACAACGAGCAAGAACCATTGGAGGCCCTCGACGACGTTGTCGCCGCCGACGAAGAAGATTTCAACAACAGAGCCTCCAATTTTGCTCCGGCGAAACTGGTCGACACCGCCATTAACCCAAACGACAGGCCGTTTCCAAAAAAACCCTCagaattgaagaagagaagagaatagaGGAATGGGCTGTGCGCTAATGGGGCTGCTCAACGAAAACTGGCCGTTgggtttggttttaattttttttttcgtttttgggtttttggaaAAAGTGGGAAAAGTTGGAGGGTGTTTTGGTGGGTACGAAAGAATTGACCCCCTCTCGTTCTGAGTCTTTTTGAGACTCTGAGGAGTTGATGACAATTGGGATATGAGTTGGGGATTTTGGGAGGGTGGGGTGTTTGGGATTTCTTTGGGTTCTGATTGGCGGATGGAACACACGTTTTATCCACACTCTCTTCATCTTCCATGGGCCCTACATTGAGATTTGAAAATCATTAGATTTTGAtggcaacaaaaataaataagaattttgtttttgttggaaatggaatggttAATTGTGTGGGACAATCCAGTGTTCTGTTATTAAATGGTTAAAATTgttcagtttttaattttgtagtCAAATAAGAATTTCGCTAGCAAGTAAACTTAAAATGCAAAGAAGACACTTCTGTTAGCGTAAAGTATTGAGTTGTGATTAtcttactgttttttttaaaatgatattttataaATGGGAAGAACTTGCATGTCACAGGGATAGTATTATTTTGTCATCCCCAACCAATCATATTTTACTATGTGAGACAATTATCACGCATACAAACGCAATTACGCATGTTTTGCATATATATGGTCTAATTCAaaaaagtttgattttttCCTTTCGCCTCTTTGGTATAACCAAAAGTTAGGCTTATATTGGTCTTAATCAATAAGCATTCTCCAAATGCTAGTATACTGACAAACTAACTTCTGCTAAAACCAAAAATGGGTATCAAACTAAAAATGTTTCACTGATTCTTTCACACTGATTTGCATGATGCcctttttacaaaacaaaaaaagatgaaagatATACAACATACAAGAAAGGGATAAGGTAGGGAGAGGTGGGGTGTGAAGATATGTGAAAGAGATTGGTTTGTGAGATTTCAGGCCTCTGTTTGCCACAACTTTGATTACAAAGTCGTACGTGGAGAACAAATATGCTCTCACTTTTGGATATGCaactttgtggttttcataatttaatCACTACGTGTGACTTTTTCTACCATTCTATCATTTATATGCTCTTCTGTAATATCATGCGATTGCAATTTGGACATGTTTACCTCTAGCagcaaaatatttttattctcttttttggCCTGATATTATATGGATTCTTTGACAAATTTGCAACCCCGATATTGTCCAGATTTTTACTTAACTCCCATCCtctaagttaaaaaaaaaaaaagaaaaaaaaaaggagcattTGAGCTATATCtttgagaggaaaaaaaaaagaaactataAATTAGTATGTGCCTGAGAATTTACCCATGCATCTGAAGTTTTAGATTTGATTCCCCTCTCCCAATATCATttatatcaaaaaaataaaaaaatgtggaTAGGTTTTTCGATGTGCACTAACATATTCAAAAGTCTATATTCCatccaaaattaagaaaagaaatttcttttaaaaaagtaCCATGATCGTATATTTTGCGTGGACaataattcaaaatgaatACTTTAAATGCGTGTAAAACCCTCTAGTTCtccctttgttttttatttcaagttACTTAACGTCATTGGTCGCCAGTAATTCAACATTGCATTCCGTTGTAGAATATTGATCAACATGATAGAAAAATAGTGAGGATTAATAATAAACTAAAcagaaaaaaactaataaagtACCAAACCAATGAGCAATATTGCATAGAAGTACTTTAGGAGCAATATAATGTGAACTGTATTCTTCCAAAGCCTGACTTAAAAGATCTAATCCGACAATCTTGCCGTAATGTTTTTGTCAACATAATGAAGAATTAATAGGGTTTTTCCAAATGGGGACAGCCTCTCTGGCTAGCTTGAATTTATTTCCAGCCATTTGCatatctgcattgtgttttacgAAACAAAAAATGCAAGCTAAAACACATGTCGATCACCTAATCCGACTCGTGCTCCACAGTTCTCATGTTTTCATcaccaaaatgaagaagaggaaaattcCTAGCTTGAATTCATCTTCATTCTAGTTTAGAACATGATCTTGGGTGCTTTCCAAGATAACAGTACAACTTGATACAAACTTGGTATCTGTATCTGTATTTTTTAACAACACTTTTCAAGAAAAAGGAGTTGATTTTAGTGCAAAAGGCTACTTTCCCACCAAAAAGGACATTGATTTTGGTGTTAAAAACTCTGCATATCTTCAAAGTGAATACAAAGGCATGCACGATTTTAGAAGTTCTATGCACAATTGGCcaatctctctcctccttaAGAATAGAGAATGAATGTGATTAAGATGGAccacaatatttttcgtcacCATCTACCTTTGTCTAGCTTATAGTGCTGCTGAGAGTATATTATTCCACGCTGGAGGAATGGAAACTTTTCATTAGTTTTAAAACAttttgccaattggttttgagtTAGATCTTCCAATTTTAACATGAAATCGAAGCCACCTGTTATTCAAGTCTTCTACCTATATATGTCTACGTGTGTGAAGAACAATTAATCCTTTCGTTGTCTACAAGTAAAATCATACTAGCATTGCAAGTTAAGTTGTGTTAAGAAGTCCAGCAGTAAAGAACTTGTAGTTCAAGTGGTTATCCATGCACCCAAGATTCTATGTTCGACTCTCCATTTTTtcaatatcgtttgtattaaaatttaaaaacaaagaagaaggtgCTGCAAGTTGAAATCAGTCCGATTCTATCCCAATCAAATATGTTATAATTGCAGACTTAattcaacagaaaaaaaaaaggtttaaacaaacaaaaggtgGAAATATTTCAAAGGCTGACTTCCTACCCAGGATACATTGGCTGGTTTGAACATTAAGTTGGGTTGCCTCAGACCATAAAAAAAGTTGGGTTGCCAAACTCTTGATGAGGCCCCTCTACTATCTGGGAGATTTCTATATGTTCACTAAgcccataaattttttttttttgtagccTCTCAATTAGGGCTTGGTCCTCCATTGTAACAAAAGAAGAATAGCCCTATCCCATCCAAACTTTGTGGTGGACTGATGCAAGAACCTAGCCCATTGAGAATCTCTGTTTGGATTTGGACCCTGATTTTTAGTCGGAACTTTGAGTGTGGACATCTTATGCTAATTTCAGAAGTGAGAAGGGTTCCAATTCAACAGTTAGTTACAAACTTTTGCAGTCgctttgtttttggtaattCATTTTCAGATTGGATTTTCTCTTATACTAGTCAATTACCATTCTTTCATTGTTGTTAGGCCAGACACAGGTTCCAAATTTTCCAAAGTGTCAATTCCTCGAAGTCATCATGCACACTGCAAATTAATGTCCGCAACACTCACTCTATGGTCGTCCTTGAGTTTTCTAAGGTACGAAGGTCTAAATTATGTTTGTTTATAGACACAATAACAACGTCACGATACGGGAGAATATGTGCAATAATTTGATAGAACTAATTAGCCAACTTCCATTGTATCTCATGGGCGGAGCCAATTAAGGTCCACAAGGGTCATTTGATCCTTCTCCCCCTTTGATGATTTGTGTTTTATATGTATTGCATTTGACTCAATTACTTTCTATGGCCGaccttttttatcttttgagTTTACTCAACCAAGTACACTACAAAATCCCTCTTGGTTCTAGTAGTATCTTTTTATAAAACACAACATCACATAAAACACACCTCATAATTTCTAATATTTCTCGTGATTTTTTAAACGAATGAGCAATCAATTAGGCAAAATTCTAATCCTCCTTAATAAATTTTCTGACTCCGCCCCTAGTAACTCTTGCAATTTTCATCTAAGTTTAAGGTCTGAGGTTGCTTTCTTCGCCATTACTATTCCTCATGACGTCAATGCGCTCATGACAAGGACATGAACCATCTGAAAATTAAGacacataaagaaaagaaaaagagatgagGATGAGCCCAAAACCAGAGCAGCCCTGTGATTAtttggaaaaacaagaaaagaaaaaggaaactaCAGAGAGTGATCTTGTGATACATCACGGATAATTCTCTGTCACTTGAAACTTGTGATTAGATCATTAGATGTTAGCATGTGACAGTACAAGCAATAAACTCTTATAACTTTTTCCTCTTTATTTTGATGGAGataattgttttcttctttttaattttaaaaattatatattcttttttaaaacacaaaactaTTTGAACATACAAAagggtttctttttcttatccaGCATGGATATTGTTTGAAAATCGCCGTGTCATTTGTGATGCCCTTGGCTTCAATTTTATCCGTACATGCTTTGTGAAGTTGTGATGGATAGTGTAAGAACATTGAATGTAATTTTGTGGGCGACAAAAGTAGTATCTTCTTTTACTCATAATACTGTTCCTAGATACATTCTTAGTTTTCATTACGAATTTGGCATCGGAAAGGGCTAGACTGGTACCACACCGATACTTATTGACGGAGTAGAAGCAACCTTGACCATATGTTGACCATCTGAAACAACCCCACCCCAACACAAGTAAAGGAGCCTTTAGTTTAGGGCAACAACTTTGGTCAC
This window encodes:
- the LOC18793314 gene encoding glutamyl-tRNA reductase 1, chloroplastic, encoding MAVSTSFAGAKLEALLLKSSSSAATTSSRASNGSCSLSGSLRPVRSRRAVIQRGVRCEVAASDAAVQTGQSVSNISALEQLKTSAADRYTKERSSIVVIGLSIHTTPVEMREKLAIPEAEWPRAIGELCGLNHIEEAAVLSTCNRMEIYVVALSQHRGVKEVTEWMSKTSGVPVSELCQHRFLLYNKDATQHLFEVSAGLDSLVLGEGQILAQVKQVVKVGQGVVGFGRNISGLFKHAITVGKRVRTETNIAAGAVSVSSAAVELALMKLPASSHASARMLVIGAGKMGKLVIKHLVAKGCTKMVVMNRTEERVTAVCEELNGVEIIYKPLTEMLTCAAEADVIFTSTASETPLFFKEDVKDLPVVGPETGGSRFFVDISVPRNVGSCVADVDGVRVYNVDDLKEVVAANKEDRLRKAMEAQEIITEESKQFEAWRDSLETVPTIKKLRAYAERIRAAELEKCLSKMGDDISKKTRRAVDDLSRGIVNKLLHGPMQHLRCDGSDSRTLSETLENMHALNRMFSLETEISVLEQKIRAKVEQTQK